One Acidimicrobiia bacterium genomic window, CTCGGATGAACTCGAATACCAACGGCGTCGGCAGCGGGGTCGAAGACAGACATGCCTCCAATGGTGCGCGCAGAAAGCCGACGGCACGGGTTAGAGCTGTTGGCGATTGCATTGCCGTTGCCGTGTTCGTAATCGCTGGCATGGCCGAGCACGGAACCGTCCCACGACTACCAGGGATCGCAAGGAATCTCGCGGTATTCATAGGCGCTTGGCTTGTTTTTTCGTGGATGACGAGGCTGTACGCAGAAGACGGCGCCGAGCAGGTCGTATCCCTGAGACTGGCGGCTACGTGGTGCGCCTCGATCACAAGTGGGGTGTTAGTCAGGGCTGTCATAGTTGGAAGACCTTTAGACCGATCTCAGCTTATTTTTTGGGTAGTAGCGTCAGTATTCACTGCGGCGATGCTTGTGTCCTGGCGAGCCACGTACTTCGTCGCACGCGGGATTTTCGCTCGATCGAGGAAGGCGGTGTGAGGGGTGCCAACCCGATTGCTGGGTGCGATTCTGGAGCGCAAGCGCAGCGAAATAGAAGAACGAAAGCGAGCGGGAGCTGTCTCGGTGTCGGTCTCTCCCTGTGCTGGTCCTCCCGATGCTGGGGAAGACAGGTTCGAGGCGGCGCTTCGATCGCCTGGCATCTCGGTAATAGCAGAGATAAAGAGGTACTCGCCGTCCAAGCCTTCGATAAGGCGGGATCTCAATCCTACGGAGGTCGCGGTAGCCTTTGAAAGGGGGGGTGCGGCCGCGATCTCGGTCCTCACCGATGGCCCTGGATTTGGCGGAAGCCTGGAAGATATCGACAAAGTTCGGGCTGCATCCTCGCTTCCGATACTGCGGAAGGACTTCATCATCGATGTCTTTCAAATACACGAAGCAAGTGTGAGGGGGGCGAGCGCCGTGCTGCTAATAGCCACAATATTGGATGGTAGTCAGTTGAAGGAACTGATCTGTGCTGCCGAGAGTTTCGGCCTCGCTGCCTTGGTAGAAGTTCACACTGAAGACGAACTGGAGAGGGCGATAGAAGCGGGAGCCAGGATCGTGGGTGTCAATAACAGAGACCTCGATACTTTTGAAGTAGATCCTACGACTGCTCTGCGCCTCGCCACTCAGATTCCGAAGGAAATTGTTTCGGTGGCTGAGAGCGGAATAAAAGGTCCCGAGCAAGTGGCGGCAGCATGCGAGGCCGGCTATGACGCCGTGCTCGTGGGAGAGGGGGTTCTCGTTGCAGACGACATATCTCAGGCTGTGAGGAGGCTGGTAGAAGGAGGATCGGAATGCAAGGGACGACCAAGCTAACTATGTCGGAAAGCGAGATTCCGGAGGCTTGGTACAACGTCCTACCTCGTCTCAACTTCGAGCTGCAACCACCTCTTCATCCAGCTACGCGTCAGCCAATTGGCCCCGACGATCTCGCCGCTATTTTTCCGATGGCTTTGATAGGCCAGGAGGTCTCTACAGATCCTTGGATAGACGTTCCCGGCGCCGTCTTAGATGTATACAGGCTGTGGCGTCCGACACCAATGATCCGAGCAGCTCGTCTCGAGCAAATGCTGGGAACTCCGGCCAAAATCTTTTACAAGTACGAGGGGGTTAGTCCCGCTGGAAGCCACAAGCCGAACACTGCAGTAGCCCAGGCGTACTTCAACAAGGCCGAGGGAGTAAACCGCCTCACGACTGAGACGGGGGCAGGTCAGTGGGGATCAGCTCTCGCTTTGGCATGCACCTTTTTCGGAATGGAGTGCAAGGTTTACATGGTGCGCTCCAGCTATGAACAAAAGCCGTATCGCAGAGTGATGATGGAGACTTGGGGTGCAAGTGTCGTGCCCAGTCCATCCGAGCAGACGGAGTCAGGGCGAAAGATTCTCGAACGAGACCCCGACTCTCCGGGATCCTTGGGGATTGCGATTTCCGAGGCGGTCGAGGAGGCAGCGGGGCGCTCAGACACGAACTACTCTCTCGGGTCGGTGCTGAACCATGTTCTCCTACACCAGACAGTTATAGGTCTGGAAGCCAAGAAGCAGTTCAAGGCTGCCGGCGTTGAACCAAACGTTCTAATCGGCAGTTGTGGCGGGGGATCGAATCTAGGAGGTTTTATTCTCCCTTTCTTCGAAGACAAGCTGGCACGAGGCGACGAGCTGCGCATGATTGCAGTGGAGCCGACGGCGTGTCCGACTCTTACCAAGGGTAAGCTAGAGTACGACTTCGGAGATACCGCAGAACTCACCCCTCTTATAAGGATGTACACGCTGGGGCACGACTTTGTGCCCCCGCCTATTCACGCAGGAGGCCTACGGTACCACGGCGATGCTCCCATAATCTGCGGCATGGTCGAGCATGGCCTGCTGGAGGCCGTGGCGTATCCTCAGGGAAAGGTTTTTGACGCCGCGATTCAATTCGCCCGCAGCGAGGGAATTATTCCGGCTCCCGAGTCAGCGCATGCGGTTCGGGCAGCTATAGACGAGGCGCTGCGCTGCAAAGAGGAGGGGTCGGAGGAAGTAATCGCATTCAATCTTTCGGGTCATGGGAAACTCGACTTGAGTGCATACGACGCATATCTCCGAGGTGAACTGGAGCTAGACACGTGAGGCAGCGACGGGAAGGTAGTTGTGGCTGGGCCTGTGGCGACGGATTTAGTTACGGCCGACTAGAACAAGAAAACGTCCAGGATGCTGCCGGGGACAAAACATGGGTAAAAATTTGTGGCATTCGCAGGGTCGCCGATCTAGTGGTGGCCGCAGAAGAAGGGGCCGACGCCGTCGGTCTTGTATTCGATAGATCTAGCCCTCGGGCTGTGGCAATAGAAGAGGCGCGTCAGCTTGTTTCGATAGCTGGGCACGACATCTTGTGTGTGGGGGTCTTTAGAAACGAGCCAGCGACGTCTGTCGCGGTAGTCATCGACGAGGTAGGCCTTGATGCGATCCAGTACTACGGGGATGTAGCAGAGTTCGTCGCAATCAAGCGTTCCTTTCCCGAGCTGAGGCTCGCCACGTTTGCCGTTCCAGTGAGAAGTGATAGAGCAAACCGCCTTTTTCGGGATGTCCTGGCTGGCTTCGAGGGCGAAGAGGAACGGCCAGATGTTTTATTGTTCGACTCTTCAAAACCGGGAAGCGGTCGGCCCTGGAGATGGAGCGCTCTCGCGGATTATTTCGGGCCGATCCCGTTTGTGTTGGCCGGAGGACTGAACCCCGACAACGTCATAGATGCAATTAGCACGGTGCATCCATGGGGAGTAGATGTCTCGAGCTCTCTCGAGGTACGGCCTGGAGTCAAAGATCCCGCTTTGGTGCGGAAGTTCGTGGCTGCCGTACGCCTAGCTACAAAGATACGCGAAACCGTCGACGTCAAGACGAAGAGGCTCTATGAGAGGAGCTAGTTCTGAACTAAGGCGCTCGCCCTACTTTGGTCGTTACGGTGGTCGCTTCGTGCCCGAAACGCTCGTTCCGGCTTTGGATGAGTTAGAAACGGTGTTCGAGGAGGCATGGTCGGATCCTTCCTTTCGAGACGAGCTGAACTCATTGCTGGAGACATACGCTGGTCGTCCCACTCCCCTAACTAGAGCGTCGCGTCTAGCACAGCGAGTGGGCGTTTCGGAGGTTTTCATAAAGCGTGAGGACCTTTGTCATACCGGATCTCACAAAATTAACAACTGTTTGGGACAGGCGCTGTTGGCGAAGCGAATGGGAAAGCGAAGAATTATCGCTGAGACCGGGGCGGGTCAGCACGGTGTGGCCACAGCCACTGTTGCAGCCCTTTTTGGTTTCGATTGCACCGTGTACATGGGATCAGAGGACGTCCGGCGTCAGGCGTTGAACGTTTTCCGTATGCAGCTATTGGGGGCCAATGTCGTCGAAGTTACCGCGGGAAGCGCCACTTTGAAGGATGCCACATCGGAGGCGCTGCGCGACTGGGTAGCCTCAGTTGAGTACACGCACTACGTTCTCGGATCTGCTGTCGGCCCTCATCCCTACCCCCTGATCGTGCGAGAGCTTCAGTCTGTCATTGGTCAAGAGGCCAAAACCCAAATGCTTGAAGTCGCTGGGCGCTTGCCAAGCCATGTCATAGCTTGCGTTGGTGGGGGATCCAACGCTATCGGGATCTTCGGCGCGTTCCTCGAAGACTCGGAGGTGTCGTTGGTGGGCGTGGAAGCCGGTGGAGAAGGACTCGACACTGGACGCCACGGTGCCTCTCTCGAGATGGGATCCCCAGGGGTGTTGCATGGATCGTTTAGTTATATTCTGCAAGACGAGATGGGGCAGATTTTGGAAGCGCACTCGATCTCCGCTGGGCTGGACTACCCGGGCGTCGGGCCAGAGCACGCTTGGCTAAAGGAAACAGGGCGTGTTAGTTATCAAAGCGCTACGGATGTGGAAGCTATAAGAGCTTTTCAAGAGCTTGCTCGCTTGGAAGGTCTAATCCCTGCTCTTGAACCTGCCCACGCAGTGGCGTGGCTTTTGACAAACGGGGAACATCTGGGTGAAGAAGCTGTAGTTTTGGTGAATCTATCAGGAAGGGGAGACAAGGACGTTCAGGCTGTGGCGTCCTATCTCGAGGCTTATCCCCAGTATAAGCTCTGAACGAAGGTAGCATGCGAGTGTCTATGCTCGGACGAGCCCTGCCAAAAGGACATTTAAGACATTCAAAACAATCTTCGCCTCCTGTCCGTGCTTTGGTGCCTGTGGGGTGCTGTGTGACGCCAATGACTTGGGGAGATCTCCGGCTCGCCTTGGTGGGGAACCTGGCGTTGTGACCAAAAACTCGAGGGTCCCGACGCCTCGTAGCCCACTGCGCGATCCCGGAGGGGCGTTCGAACAGCGCCTCTCGGGAAAGGTTAGTTCGGGTCAGAAATTTTTGGCTGTTTATGTAACGGCTGGGCTGCCGGACGTAAAGCACTTCGAACCACTCGTGGAGAGAGTCGCAGCGGCGGGCGCCGACATCGTAGAGATAGGCATTCCTTTTTCCGACCCAATCATGGACGGACCCGTGATCCAGAGGGCATCCAAGCGGGCCCTGGAGTCGGGCGTAACCCCGCCTTGGGCTCTCGAGAGTGCCTCGCGGATAGCGTCGCTGTGCGGATCCGATGTAGACCTGGTGGTCATGACGTACTCGAATTTGGCTTTCCGCATGGGGTTCACATCTTTTTCCAGAGAACTTGCAGCGGCCGGTGTGGGTGGAGTCATTTTGGCCGACCTTCCCCTGGAAGAGTCGGAGCTTTGGGAGAACGCCGCGATGGAAGCTGGGGTGGCGCCGGTACTTCTAGCGGCTCCCAACTGCTCGGACGAGCGCCTGGCTCGGGTGGCTTCCCGGTCTAGGGGATTCGTTTATGGGATTTCGCTACTGGGCGTTACTGGAGCTAGAAAAACCGTTTCGGAGATGGCCAAAGAAATAGGTGAGCGATTGAAAAGGGTGAGCGACGTTCCAGTGGGAGTAGGGATAGGTATTTCCTCTGGATCCCACGCTGCCGAGGTCGCTGCTCACTGCGACGGCGTGATTGTCGGATCGGCGCTTGTCCAGCGGATTCTGGATGCGGAAGATCCAGTCGCAGCTATCGAAGCCGCTGAATCGTTCGTCGCGGAGCTACGGGGTGCCCTGAGTTGACAGGTTTCTTTTTCCTTAGGAACTGGGTGAGCTTTCGATTCTAAGAGCGAGTGCCGGGAGTGGGAGTCGAACCCACACGGGCGAAGCCCACGCGATTTTGAGTCGCGCGCGTCTGCCAATTCCGCCATCCCGGCGCACATTCGATGGAGGAAGCATGGTAGATGCATATAAAAAAAAGGAAGCGATTATCGGGACCGGAGTACAGCGAGCTTTTCACAGCTCGGACGGGCGAATTAGTTTTTGTCGACCAAAGACGCGGCCTCTTCTGTGGTGAGTTCTCCTATGTACCGGACGCGTTGGGAATCGGCCTCGAAGTCGGCTCTGTAGACATGAAGCAAGCTGGAGCCCTGAACGGGGAAAGATGCGATTCGCTTCGGATACTTTTCCAAAAACTCAGCGAGCTGCATCCGCTCACCGTCCCTGGGGCCTCCCCAAAACTCGACCACCCTTCCTTCTTCGGTGGCAGCTGGCATCAGATCCTCCTTCTTAGCTTCACCCTTTATCACTTGATAAAACAACATGTTGACGTGTCGAATTTCTGGGGGCAGCGTCTATGTGGCCTTAGCTGTTGATTTGGATTGTCTCCGACTAACCACTAGATCTCCTAAAACGATGTCAAAAGCAAGAATAGTAATCGCTGAAGACGAGGGAATAGTCCGTCTTGACCTGCGCGAAACCCTTCAAGAGGAAGGCTATGAGGTCGTGGGTGAGACCGCCCGCGGCGATGAGGTAGTCCAACTCGTCGAGAAGACCAATCCCGATGTAGCGATCCTCGATGTAAAGCTGCCTGGAGAAGACGGAATCTCTGTAGCACGCAAACTTAGTGCCCGCGGTGATGTAGCCATTCTCATGCTTACAGCTTTTTCTCAGCGGCAGGTAGTGAGTGAAGCGATAGAGGCCGGAGCGCTCGGGTACTTGGTCAAGCCTTTTCAGCGCTCAGAGTTGGCGCCTGCAATCGAGGTGGCCTTGGCTCGTCATAGAGACATGAAAGCATTAGAACGCCAGAGACGGGATCTAGAGGAGGCCCTTGAGACACGCAAAGTGGTAGAGAGAGCGAAGGGTAAGCTCATGCAAGAACGGGGCTTGTCAGAGGCCGAGGCTTACCGGGCTATCCAAAAGTCAGCAATGCAACGGCGCCTTACCATGAAAAAAGTGGCAGAACTCATCTTGGACGGTTCGATAACTGCGGGATCCAGCGATTTCTGAGACTGGAGCCTGTGGGCGGAGTTCGATCGCCTAGTAAGAGTAGAGATTGCCGTAAGGCCGCTTCGAGTAGGGATAGAGCTTTAGAAACTCGCCAGCACCTACTGCGTCTAAGATGGGACCGGGATCGATCCTGAGGCGAGAACAGAAGTCCTTTACCAGGTCCGTTACAGTTCGCACATCGTCCTCACCGAGGTCGGCGAAACCGACCTCTTTGCCCACCGAGTTTTCGTCCACAGGCTGGCGAATGTACATCGCTCCACCGTGCATACCGGTGCCGCAGTACTTTCCAACCACAGGCTGGTCGGCGGGGACCTCCAAACCGAGAACACAGATCGTGCCCCCTGCCATGTACTCGCCCAAGAACTTGCCAGCTCGCCCTCCTATAACAATGGCCGGCTTTTTGTCTTGAAACTCTTTCATGTGAATTCCAACTCGGTATCCCACTGAGCCCCGGACATACAGTCGCCCCCCGCGCATGCCGTACCCGAGGACGTCGCCGGCGTCTTTCTCCACCACGATGACACCTGAGTTCATTGTGTTGGCTGCTCCGTCCTGGACATCGTCATGACAAACAATAGTTGGGCCGTCCATGAAGATACCGAGGTCGTTTCCGGGCACCCCGTAGACTTCCACCGTCAATCCGGGCTCTACTAGGCCAGCGCAGATGTAGCGCTGGCCGCACACATTTTCCAACACGAGGTGAGTTGCCCCTTGGGAGATGGCATCTCTGATTGCTACGTTGAGGTCCTTGTAGTGCAGCCCGGACGTGTCGATCCGTAGGCTTGCAGAGGTAGGTGCGGTCGATCGTACGGCCATGGCTCGAATGTCTCAGCGACCAGCTGGTTTTACGCCGAGGATCTGTAGGGTCTGCTCGTCGAGACCGACGGCTCTAAGGCGATCACGGTTGCCACGGAGCGACTCTATCGAGTTGATTCCCAAAGCGCCCATGAACTCTTTAATCTCCCGTGTCCATCCTCTGAGCAAATTGGAGATCCTTTCTGCACCCCAGTCAGGGGGGATGCGGTCGACTAAGTAAGGGATCTGAGTCGTGATCCCCCAAGAGCATTTACCTGTGTAGCACTTTTGGCACAACGTGCACCCCACCGCCAGAAGGGCAGCCGTACCGATACCAACCGCGTCTGCCCCAAGAGCTATGGCCTTAACCGCATCTGCTGAGGATCGAATAGTTCCACCGGCGATTATCGACGCCATGTGCCTGATCCCTTCCTGACGAAGGCGATCGTCGACGGCTGCTATAGCGATCTCTATCGGGATCCCGATGTGATCGCGGATCATTGTCGGTGCGGCGCCAGTGCCCCCCCTGTAGCCATCGATGAAAACCCAGTCTGCGCCTGCTCTCACAATTCCCGAGGCGATCGCAGCCACGTTGTGAACTGCTGCGATCTTCACCCCGACAGGCTTGTAGCCAGTAGCCTCTTTTATTGCATAGATGAGCTGTCGAAGATCTTCGATGGAGTAGATGTCGTGGTGAGGGGCGGGGCTGATGGCATCTGCCCCAACTGGTATTCCCCGTGTTTTTGACACGTTTTCATCGACCTTTTCGCCTGGAAGGTGTCCGCCGATGCCAGGCTTTGCCCCCTGTCCGATCTTGATCTCGGCAGCCACGCCTTTGTTCAAGTAGTTGGGATCTATGCCCAT contains:
- a CDS encoding TrpB-like pyridoxal phosphate-dependent enzyme, yielding MQGTTKLTMSESEIPEAWYNVLPRLNFELQPPLHPATRQPIGPDDLAAIFPMALIGQEVSTDPWIDVPGAVLDVYRLWRPTPMIRAARLEQMLGTPAKIFYKYEGVSPAGSHKPNTAVAQAYFNKAEGVNRLTTETGAGQWGSALALACTFFGMECKVYMVRSSYEQKPYRRVMMETWGASVVPSPSEQTESGRKILERDPDSPGSLGIAISEAVEEAAGRSDTNYSLGSVLNHVLLHQTVIGLEAKKQFKAAGVEPNVLIGSCGGGSNLGGFILPFFEDKLARGDELRMIAVEPTACPTLTKGKLEYDFGDTAELTPLIRMYTLGHDFVPPPIHAGGLRYHGDAPIICGMVEHGLLEAVAYPQGKVFDAAIQFARSEGIIPAPESAHAVRAAIDEALRCKEEGSEEVIAFNLSGHGKLDLSAYDAYLRGELELDT
- a CDS encoding tryptophan synthase subunit alpha; amino-acid sequence: MFASCPCFGACGVLCDANDLGRSPARLGGEPGVVTKNSRVPTPRSPLRDPGGAFEQRLSGKVSSGQKFLAVYVTAGLPDVKHFEPLVERVAAAGADIVEIGIPFSDPIMDGPVIQRASKRALESGVTPPWALESASRIASLCGSDVDLVVMTYSNLAFRMGFTSFSRELAAAGVGGVILADLPLEESELWENAAMEAGVAPVLLAAPNCSDERLARVASRSRGFVYGISLLGVTGARKTVSEMAKEIGERLKRVSDVPVGVGIGISSGSHAAEVAAHCDGVIVGSALVQRILDAEDPVAAIEAAESFVAELRGALS
- a CDS encoding phosphoribosylanthranilate isomerase, giving the protein MRQRREGSCGWACGDGFSYGRLEQENVQDAAGDKTWVKICGIRRVADLVVAAEEGADAVGLVFDRSSPRAVAIEEARQLVSIAGHDILCVGVFRNEPATSVAVVIDEVGLDAIQYYGDVAEFVAIKRSFPELRLATFAVPVRSDRANRLFRDVLAGFEGEEERPDVLLFDSSKPGSGRPWRWSALADYFGPIPFVLAGGLNPDNVIDAISTVHPWGVDVSSSLEVRPGVKDPALVRKFVAAVRLATKIRETVDVKTKRLYERS
- a CDS encoding indole-3-glycerol phosphate synthase TrpC, giving the protein MPTRLLGAILERKRSEIEERKRAGAVSVSVSPCAGPPDAGEDRFEAALRSPGISVIAEIKRYSPSKPSIRRDLNPTEVAVAFERGGAAAISVLTDGPGFGGSLEDIDKVRAASSLPILRKDFIIDVFQIHEASVRGASAVLLIATILDGSQLKELICAAESFGLAALVEVHTEDELERAIEAGARIVGVNNRDLDTFEVDPTTALRLATQIPKEIVSVAESGIKGPEQVAAACEAGYDAVLVGEGVLVADDISQAVRRLVEGGSECKGRPS
- a CDS encoding FMN-binding glutamate synthase family protein; this translates as MSVDLTKPRRVLAVGRKPEAKLPPEFKVDIDESLCTKCGECVIECGWDVFDFTFDDGPIPDHHKCTACQRCVVYCPPQAITIRANETTYKENAHWTPFYRDNVWKQAATGGVLLGAMGADKPLPVIFDHLLLDACQVTNPSIDPLREPMELRTFIGRHPDMVEVEKKEDGHWRLKTRTEKPLVMEVPIMFAAMSFGAISLNVHKSLAMAAREHGTYMNTGEGGLHPDLYPLQDAIVVQVASGRMGIDPNYLNKGVAAEIKIGQGAKPGIGGHLPGEKVDENVSKTRGIPVGADAISPAPHHDIYSIEDLRQLIYAIKEATGYKPVGVKIAAVHNVAAIASGIVRAGADWVFIDGYRGGTGAAPTMIRDHIGIPIEIAIAAVDDRLRQEGIRHMASIIAGGTIRSSADAVKAIALGADAVGIGTAALLAVGCTLCQKCYTGKCSWGITTQIPYLVDRIPPDWGAERISNLLRGWTREIKEFMGALGINSIESLRGNRDRLRAVGLDEQTLQILGVKPAGR
- the trpB gene encoding tryptophan synthase subunit beta, with the translated sequence MRGASSELRRSPYFGRYGGRFVPETLVPALDELETVFEEAWSDPSFRDELNSLLETYAGRPTPLTRASRLAQRVGVSEVFIKREDLCHTGSHKINNCLGQALLAKRMGKRRIIAETGAGQHGVATATVAALFGFDCTVYMGSEDVRRQALNVFRMQLLGANVVEVTAGSATLKDATSEALRDWVASVEYTHYVLGSAVGPHPYPLIVRELQSVIGQEAKTQMLEVAGRLPSHVIACVGGGSNAIGIFGAFLEDSEVSLVGVEAGGEGLDTGRHGASLEMGSPGVLHGSFSYILQDEMGQILEAHSISAGLDYPGVGPEHAWLKETGRVSYQSATDVEAIRAFQELARLEGLIPALEPAHAVAWLLTNGEHLGEEAVVLVNLSGRGDKDVQAVASYLEAYPQYKL
- a CDS encoding response regulator, with protein sequence MSKARIVIAEDEGIVRLDLRETLQEEGYEVVGETARGDEVVQLVEKTNPDVAILDVKLPGEDGISVARKLSARGDVAILMLTAFSQRQVVSEAIEAGALGYLVKPFQRSELAPAIEVALARHRDMKALERQRRDLEEALETRKVVERAKGKLMQERGLSEAEAYRAIQKSAMQRRLTMKKVAELILDGSITAGSSDF